One Lepus europaeus isolate LE1 chromosome 7, mLepTim1.pri, whole genome shotgun sequence DNA segment encodes these proteins:
- the KCTD14 gene encoding BTB/POZ domain-containing protein KCTD14 → MTSLRSAPGSPASTSRAPPPVTDRQHIIKVVELNVGGQFYTTTLDTLRKFPDSKLAEMFSGANLACRDAKGCFFIDRPGTYFGAILEYLRSGQLPTQHLPEVYREAQFYGIKPLVKLLEDTPQIFGEQVARRQFLLQVPGYSENLELLVRLARARAVAQRHSRVMVCVMPSEQHSAKCPERPRTEEDTIVMHTPGMLETDVRDLMDCVKMDLQNQGYRVTFSGPYTNSLFSTSSSRFAPACACSFKFTFTWW, encoded by the exons ATGACGAGCCTGCGCTCGGCGCCCGGGTCCCCGGCGTCCACGTCCCGGGCGCCCCCGCCCGTGACCGACAGGCAGCAC ATAATTAAAGTTGTGGAGCTGAACGTCGGGGGTCAGTTTTACACCACCACTCTGGACACCCTACGAAAATTCCCAGACTCGAAGCTGGCAGAGATGTTCTCCGGCGCCAACCTCGCCTGCAGGGATGCGAAGGGCTGCTTCTTCATTGATCGTCCTGGCACCTATTTCGGAGCTATCCTCGAGTACCTGCGCAGCGGGCAGCTGCCCACGCAGCACCTCCCCGAGGTGTACCGGGAGGCTCAGTTCTATGGAATCAAGCCTTTGGTCAAGCTCCTGGAAGACACACCACAGATCTTTGGTGAGCAGGTGGCTCGGAGGCAATTTCTGCTGCAAGTGCCCGGCTACAGCGAGAACCTGGAGCTCCTGGTTCGCCTGGCCCGCGCAAGGGCTGTGGCGCAGCGTCATTCGAGGGTCATGGTGTGTGTGATGCCGTCTGAACAGCATTCAGCGAAGTGTCCGGAGCGCCCGCGTACTGAGGAGGACACGATTGTCATGCACACGCCTGGGATGCTAGAAACGGATGTGCGTGACCTCATGGACTGTGTGAAGATGGACCTTCAGAACCAGGGGTACAGAGTAACCTTCTCGGGCCCCTACACGAATTCACTCTTCTCCACTTCCTCTTCCCGCTTTGCCCCAGCCTGTGCTTGCTCCTTTAAATTCACCTTCACGTGGTGGTGA